A genomic region of Manihot esculenta cultivar AM560-2 chromosome 15, M.esculenta_v8, whole genome shotgun sequence contains the following coding sequences:
- the LOC110600789 gene encoding tRNA dimethylallyltransferase 9 isoform X3: protein MIMSELCGLRTRCFRFLLPSPPPLPRRRLFSSVTSSVSLGNKKEKVVVISGPTGSGKTRLALELAKRLNGEIISADSVQVYRGLDVGSAKPSLSERKEVPHHLVDILHPSEDYSVGQFFEDARQATRDILDNGRVPIVAGGTGLYLRWFIYGKPDVPKASPEIASEAYSELAELQKNENWDEAVQLVVKAGDPKAQFLAANDWYRLRRSLEIIKVTGSPPSAFQVPYDSFKEQLDTSLMENSETAHSSHDVSEEVKPKDLDYEFFCFFLSTPRLDLYRSIDYRCEDMLLGTDGILAEAKWLLDIGLLPNSNSPTRAIGYRQAMEYLLKCRQQGGRSSAGDFYAFLSEFQKASSSTLDCLQFPNRPWAISKWLVSMKYKSVALLCKEKSKCKTPASKF, encoded by the exons ATGATAATGAGCGAACTCTGTGGCCTCCGTACACGCTGCTTCCGTTTCCTCCTCCCATCTCCACCCCCACTTCCTCGCCGGCGCTTGTTCTCCTCAGTCACTTCCTCCGTTTCCCTCGGGAACAAGAAAGAAAAGGTTGTTGTGATTTCTGGTCCCACTGGATCCGGTAAGACCCGACTTGCGTTGGAGCTCGCCAAGCGGCTCAACGGAGAAATAATCAGCGCCGACTCAGTCCAG GTATATCGTGGTCTTGATGTTGGATCTGCCAAACCTTCCCTAAGTGAAAGAAAG GAAGTGCCACACCATCTGGTTGATATATTACACCCATCTGAAG ATTATTCAGTTGGACAATTTTTTGAGGATGCAAGGCAAGCGACACGAGACATTCTGGACAATGGTCGCGTTCCCATAGTTGCTGGTGGGACTGGACTGTATTTGCGATG GTTCATATACGGAAAGCCAGATGTTCCAAAAGCTTCACCAGAGATTGCATCTGAAGCATATTCTGAGCTTGCAGAATTGCAGAAGAATGAGAACTGGGATGAAGCTGTACAGTTAGTGGTCAAAGCAGGTGATCCAAAGGCTCAATTTTTGGCTGCCAATGATTGGTACAGATTACGACGCAGCCTTGAGATAATCAAG GTCACTGGATCTCCTCCATCTGCTTTTCAAGTTCCATATGATTCTTTCAAGGAACAATTAGATACAAGTTTGATGGAGAATTCTGAGACTGCgcactcatctcatgatgtgtCTGAGGAAGTTAAGCCAAAAGATTTGGACTATGAgttcttttgttttttcctCTCCACCCCTAGACTTGACCTCTATAGATCAATTGATTACCGGTGTGAAGACATGCTTTTAG GAACTGATGGGATCTTGGCTGAGGCCAAATGGCTTCTTGACATAGGCCTCCTTCCAAATTCTAACTCTCCAACCCGTGCAATTGGTTACAGACAA GCAATGGAGTACCTTTTAAAGTGTAGGCAACAAGGGGGTAGGAGTTCTGCAGGAGACTTTTATGCTTTTCTATCTGAATTTCAGAAAGCATCTAG TTCCACGCTGGATTGCTTGCAGTTCCCAAACAGACCATGGGCCATCTCTAAATGGTTGGTTTCTATGAAGTATAAGTCTGTGGCCCTCCTCTGCAAGGAAAAAAGCAAGTGCAAAACTCCAGCTTCTAAGTTCTAA